In a single window of the bacterium genome:
- a CDS encoding adenylosuccinate synthase, with product MANVVVVGAQWGDEGKGKVVDIFAEQADLVVRFQGGNNAGHTLVVEGKKVVLHLIPSGILRENTVCVIGNGVVIDLDVLKQEIDQLNAAGIPISSDNLKISENAHIIMPYHKQLDLAAEKKRGDAKIGTTGRGIGPCYVDKVAREGLRMGDLLSMKWFESKLDAIVNGKNELLTKVYNEPALDSKVMLEKIQEHCQWVTDYITNTSHYIYTAKKAGKNILFEGAQGTSLDVDHGTYPFVTSSNTIAGSACTGSGVGPSHIDKVVGIMKAYTTRVGSGPFPTELDDEDGRYLQENGHEFGATTGRPRRCGWLDAVCLQHAVRVNGITDLVVTKLDVLNGLKTIKIATSYKVDGQEHTEFIADWRILEKCDPVYESFEGWEALPENCSSRKDLPKNAQVFLDRIEALTEAKISMISTGPARKERIIEATIF from the coding sequence ATGGCAAATGTAGTTGTTGTTGGCGCCCAATGGGGCGACGAAGGAAAAGGTAAAGTTGTTGATATTTTTGCGGAGCAAGCAGACTTGGTGGTGCGTTTTCAAGGAGGAAATAATGCCGGCCATACGCTTGTGGTTGAGGGTAAAAAAGTTGTATTGCATTTGATTCCTTCAGGAATATTACGAGAAAATACAGTGTGCGTCATTGGCAATGGCGTTGTGATTGACTTGGACGTCCTCAAGCAAGAAATTGATCAACTCAATGCTGCGGGTATTCCAATCAGTTCTGATAATCTTAAAATAAGTGAAAATGCTCATATTATCATGCCGTATCACAAGCAGCTGGACCTTGCGGCAGAAAAAAAACGCGGTGATGCTAAAATTGGAACCACGGGAAGAGGGATTGGCCCTTGTTATGTGGATAAAGTGGCTCGAGAAGGTTTGAGGATGGGTGACCTTTTATCTATGAAATGGTTTGAAAGTAAGCTTGATGCCATTGTTAACGGTAAGAATGAACTTTTGACCAAAGTCTATAACGAACCAGCTTTAGATAGTAAAGTAATGCTTGAAAAAATACAGGAGCATTGTCAGTGGGTGACAGATTATATCACCAATACGTCGCATTATATTTATACTGCAAAAAAAGCGGGTAAAAACATTTTATTTGAAGGGGCGCAGGGAACATCACTTGATGTTGATCATGGAACCTATCCTTTTGTGACGTCATCTAATACAATTGCAGGCTCTGCCTGTACGGGATCAGGCGTAGGTCCTAGCCATATTGATAAAGTTGTGGGCATTATGAAGGCCTATACTACAAGAGTGGGGTCTGGACCGTTTCCAACTGAACTGGATGATGAAGATGGCAGGTACTTACAAGAAAACGGCCATGAATTTGGTGCAACCACTGGAAGACCCAGACGATGTGGCTGGCTTGATGCAGTATGTTTGCAGCATGCTGTGAGAGTTAATGGAATAACAGACTTGGTGGTGACTAAACTGGATGTTTTAAATGGTTTAAAAACCATAAAAATTGCAACTTCTTATAAGGTTGATGGACAAGAGCATACGGAATTTATCGCCGATTGGAGAATTTTAGAAAAATGCGACCCAGTTTATGAAAGTTTTGAAGGTTGGGAGGCACTCCCAGAAAACTGTTCATCTAGAAAAGATTTGCCCAAAAATGCACAAGTTTTTTTAGATCGTATTGAAGCCTTAACTGAAGCAAAAATCAGCATGATATCTACAGGTCCAGCAAGAAAAGAAAGAATTATTGAGGCTACAATTTTTTAG